In the genome of Arabidopsis thaliana chromosome 4, partial sequence, the window AACAAATTTATCTTAtgcatatattaatattatatattagccttaacaacaaaaaaatctatgacTTGATTTTTTCCCATATATACTAATTAGAAGATTAtgtaagaaataagaaaaaatggatACTGTATCCCTGATTTGGAAAACAGAGATTTTAATCcttctataaatattttcatttatttgcaATCTTACAAttacatatgttttatataatggTATATCTATTatagtataatataaattcaaaattaagtCGAAAGTTGACCACATAACTTAGCGTTTTTCTCTCTTcggaacttttttttttgtgtaatttaatttatacaggaaaattaatttaggggaaataaatgatttaattgTTTGACCTATTTtaagagaattaaaaaaagaaagatttttttatttttgtgaaaagaTTAGATCAAATCTTACATGGTAATTTTCTAATGTCAACGTCAACAATCCTGCCATTAGCTTTTTGGCCAATCAGATTCATccaaccaaagaaaaacaaaagtgtgtttttttccttgtgtTTACTTCAAGGGTAATTTAGTAACTTCTAATATCCGCGGTAGCcaagtaaaaccaaaaccaaacgaaaaaaaaacaaatggaaagaacatataaaatcgaataaaaaataaaggagagagagagagagagaagagaagagaagaggagactACACTgctccatcatcttctccttctggggatttttttttggaaaaatcgTTCTGTTACCTTTTTTTTGCCCATTActcaaaccctaaccctaattttctGAAAtcgcagagagagagagagagaggtttcTTCGAATTCTTTCATCATCAATTCgctaactttgtttttttggggttaAATCGATTAATCGTTATTTTATTAGATACTGTCGATCGGAGCTAATCGACTCTCTCttaacaaaccctaattttttgGTCCTCTCTCATGGCTTCCGCCACTTCCAATAAccctgcttcttcttctatgtctCCTCGTCGTATCAGCGGGAATCACGGCAGCCCCACCGCTTCCGTAGCACAATCACCTCGCCGTCCTTCTCGGCAGGTTTCTTCTCCGTGGACTCAAATCGTCCGCGGCGAATCAGAGCCGATCGCCGCCGCCGCCGCTGTAGCCGGTCCTTCCTCTCCTCAATCCAGGGCTCCGATCGAGCCGATTGCTTCTGTATCCGTTGCTGCTCCAACTGCTGCTGTTTTGACGGTGGAGGCGGCGGCTGGTGATGAGAAATCGGAAGCATCTGGTGGTCAGGACAATGCTGGAAAGAAACCAGTTTGGAAAAGGCCGTCTAATGGGGCTTCTGAGGTTGGACCTGTCATGGGAGCTTCTTCGTGGCCTGCTCTTTCTGAGACCACCAAAGCTCCTTCCAACAAGTCTTCTTCTGATTCGTTAAAAAGTCTCGGTGATGtaccatcatcatcgtcaGCATCATCATCTGTCCCCGTTACTCAGGTACGAAACGATTATTATGACCTTATTGATTATGTGGTTACTGAAATGCTTCATGGAAGTATAGAAAAGTTTGAGCTTTTGCATATTGACTATTTGTGTCGTATTGACTATAACTGTTTATCATAGAGAATAATGTAAATTCTTGGTTTGTGAATGAATCTTAGCTTaagctttttttgttggattttgtaTACTGCAACTTCGTTATCTGAATGTTTGTTGACTAACTAGGATAAAGGCAGATGCGTCTTAATACCTTCCTGTCGGATTGTGATGCATATTGAGCATCAATGTATAAAAGTCTTTGAGTAGTTTCTGTTCAaagttctctctttttatttactgAATTTGTAATGTCGATACTTAAATGCTTATTTTGATGTACGCCTTCATTTATCAGTGTGTTATCCAACTCTCAGTAATTCTATTTATCCTGATTCAATAGTAAAGATGCTTCTTTGTCTTTAATTTAGGGAATTGCAAATGCTTCTGTTCCTGCACCAAAGCAAGCTGGCCGTGCAAACCCTAATCCAACTCCAAATCACTCGCGCCAGAGATCATTTAAACAACGCAATGGCGCCTCTGGATCAGCTAATGGTACTGTTTCTCAACCATCAGCGCAGGGTTCATTTACCGAATTGCCTTCGCACAACCCTTCTCCTAGAGGCCAAAACCAGAAGAATGGCTTTGCGTCACAAAACCATGGTGGTACTGAAAACCCATCTCAACGAGACTCCTACAGGAACCAAAACGGTAATCATCACCAAAGTCACGGTGGCAGGCGCAATCAGGAGCACGGGAATCAAAATTGGACTTTTCAAAGAAGTTTTAACGGGAGAGAAGGAAATGCGCAATCGCAAAGAGGTACTCCAGCTTTTGTAAGACATCCATCACCAACTGTGCAGCCAATTCCTCAGTTTATGGCAGCTCAGCCTTTTCCCAGTCATATACCCTTCCCTACTGGTGAGACACATTGAAAATCACGTCTTTGAATTTCATTTATGATTTGCTAATGCGTCTTCTCCGTTTCAGAATTGGCACAGTCGTCGTATTATCCCCGTATGCCTTACATGACACCTATTCCGCATGGTCCGCAGTTCTTCTACCATTATCAAGATCCTCCGTTACACATGAAACTGCATAAGCaaatacaatattattttaggTAGTACCCTCGTATTTAATTTCTCTTATTCTTCTCGACGATGAAATTCCCACTGATCAATTCACTATAGGGAAATACTAATTTAGATGCAAATGTGTCTTTTGTTACAGtgatgaaaatttgattacaGACATATACCTTCGAGGGTTCATGAATAATGAGGGTTTTGTTCCGCTACGTGTGGTAGCTGGTTTCAAAAAGGTAAACTAGATGTATTGTCTTTCATACTGGCCCAGTTCACTTCTCTCCGTTTATATTATAAACAGTAGAATTAAGAGTTTCATTTCTGTATAATtcaacaaatgttttttttactgattAGGATTAAGGCGAATTTGTACTTACTACTTAGTCCAATAggatctttgattcttttgtgACTATTTATATAAAGATGTGGCATGCATGTACAAACTTTCAGCAAATGGATATGCTCTTAAGATAGTTGAAATATGTTAACAGTGGGCATGTATTGAGAAATTCGATTGTGAATCCTTCGTTTGTTCTTATATACTGTGTTGCATAATGTTGAACCTGAACAAGTAGGACTTATTAGCTAGCTGCACAGTAGGCTCtacaccaatttttttttgcttttctttttccttatcCTAGTTACTATAACATTTTGTTGCTTTGTACTCGTCAAGAGTTCTGTTATTATTCTCTGTgaattttatctatgttttgttttttctctctcctACTTCAGGTTGCAGAACTTACAGATAATATCCAGCAGATAGTGGAGGCTCTTCAAAATTCACCTCATGTTGAAGTGCAggtattttttgtattatgtGTCCTTTAATGTGTAAACTATTGAATTCCATCGTCTTTCCTTGCTAGTAGTATGGTAGTGTGTGATTGAACTTAAACCTTTCTATTAggtatttgattttgattattctGAGAGATAGCTTATCAAAACTGGTGGAACTGAAAAAATAATCTTCGTGTTACCTCTTTGTGTGCTTGGAAAACTTTTACCTTTATTTAATTGGacatacttttttcttcttctcagggTGACTTCATAAGGAAGCGCGATAATTGGCAAAATTGGGTGCTAAGGAGGAACCCTACAGGTTCCGGCCCCCAATCTGTTGATAGGGCAGATGCAGTGGCAAAACGACTTGGAAACTTGTCAGTTGATCAGAGTTCGGCTGATCCCATTGGTGGTTCGAGCAGTCAGTTGCAACCTACAGAAGCTCTTTCAGATGATCAGCAACAGTCTTCTAGTACTGCTCCAGTGAGCAACCACAACGCCCCAGATGGTGCAAACCGTTGAACCATCAAGTTTGGGGGCTGTTGGTTAGTGTTGGACatgaatatattattttgtcttgCCCAAAATGAGGAAAACAATAATGAAGGggaatcaaaaaagaaagaaaagagataaaagcataaagagaagagacgcatatgaaaaaaaaaaaaaaaggatcaaaCATTTGTGATTCTTCTAGCTAGCGGAAACTTTGGC includes:
- the LARP1c gene encoding winged-helix DNA-binding transcription factor family protein (winged-helix DNA-binding transcription factor family protein; LOCATED IN: chloroplast; EXPRESSED IN: 25 plant structures; EXPRESSED DURING: 15 growth stages; CONTAINS InterPro DOMAIN/s: Winged helix-turn-helix transcription repressor DNA-binding (InterPro:IPR011991), RNA-binding protein Lupus La (InterPro:IPR006630); BEST Arabidopsis thaliana protein match is: winged-helix DNA-binding transcription factor family protein (TAIR:AT5G66100.1); Has 30201 Blast hits to 17322 proteins in 780 species: Archae - 12; Bacteria - 1396; Metazoa - 17338; Fungi - 3422; Plants - 5037; Viruses - 0; Other Eukaryotes - 2996 (source: NCBI BLink).); this encodes MASATSNNPASSSMSPRRISGNHGSPTASVAQSPRRPSRQVSSPWTQIVRGESEPIAAAAAVAGPSSPQSRAPIEPIASVSVAAPTAAVLTVEAAAGDEKSEASGGQDNAGKKPVWKRPSNGASEVGPVMGASSWPALSETTKAPSNKSSSDSLKSLGDVPSSSSASSSVPVTQGIANASVPAPKQAGRANPNPTPNHSRQRSFKQRNGASGSANGTVSQPSAQGSFTELPSHNPSPRGQNQKNGFASQNHGGTENPSQRDSYRNQNGNHHQSHGGRRNQEHGNQNWTFQRSFNGREGNAQSQRGTPAFVRHPSPTVQPIPQFMAAQPFPSHIPFPTELAQSSYYPRMPYMTPIPHGPQFFYHYQDPPLHMKLHKQIQYYFSDENLITDIYLRGFMNNEGFVPLRVVAGFKKVAELTDNIQQIVEALQNSPHVEVQGDFIRKRDNWQNWVLRRNPTGSGPQSVDRADAVAKRLGNLSVDQSSADPIGGSSSQLQPTEALSDDQQQSSSTAPVSNHNAPDGANR
- the LARP1c gene encoding winged-helix DNA-binding transcription factor family protein codes for the protein MASATSNNPASSSMSPRRISGNHGSPTASVAQSPRRPSRQVSSPWTQIVRGESEPIAAAAAVAGPSSPQSRAPIEPIASVSVAAPTAAVLTVEAAAGDEKSEASGGQDNAGKKPVWKRPSNGASEVGPVMGASSWPALSETTKAPSNKSSSDSLKSLGDVPSSSSASSSVPVTQGIANASVPAPKQAGRANPNPTPNHSRQRSFKQRNGASGSANGTVSQPSAQGSFTELPSHNPSPRGQNQKNGFASQNHGGTENPSQRDSYRNQNGNHHQSHGGRRNQEHGNQNWTFQRSFNGREGNAQSQRGTPAFVRHPSPTVQPIPQFMAAQPFPSHIPFPTELAQSSYYPRMPYMTPIPHGPQFFYHYQDPPLHMKLHKQIQYYFSDENLITDIYLRGFMNNEGFVPLRVVAGFKKVN